In Pan troglodytes isolate AG18354 chromosome 5, NHGRI_mPanTro3-v2.0_pri, whole genome shotgun sequence, the sequence ccaggccctgctaatttttgtatttttagtagagatggggtttcaccatgttggtcaggctggtctccaactcctgaccttgtgatccgcctgccccagcctcccaaagtgctgtgattacaggcgtgagccactgcgcctggccacctaGCACCtttaatatacttatttatttgtattgtctGCTTTCCCCAATTAGATCAACCATGAAGACAAGAGTTTTCGTTTGTTGGGTTCTCTGGGCCTAGAGGcatgtctggcatatagtaagcattcagtaaatatctgttgagtgaATGTATGAATAAAGAAGTGAGTTCCTCCCAGCAGGCACTGAGAACATTGGGAGTACAGGGTTGCAGCTCTCTCTGCAGCAGGAGAATGCAGCTGCAATAAAGGGAAGTCAAGAAGCCAGAgtccggccgggtgcagtggctcatgcctgtaatcccagcactttgggaggctgaggtgggtggatcacaaggtcaagagatagagaccatcctggccaacatggcgaaaccccatctgtactaaaaatacaaaaattagctgggcgtggtggtgggcgcctgtagtcccagctactcaggaggctgaggcaggagaattgcttgaacccaggaggcagaggttgcagtgagccgagattgcaccattgcactcccgcctgggcgacagagcaagactccgactcaaaaaaaaaaaaagcagcagcagcagccagaggCCACTCCAGCATCTCCCCTACCTGGCTTGGGTCAGGGAGAGGGCAGTGAGAAGTGAAAACTCCCagctacagaaaaggaaatatgttggggggaagggagaaggaaaggtgTCTTCATCAATGCCGGGGCAGGGTAGATGGAGCCCTGGGCAGGGAGTTTGGACCAGGAAATCTCAATGAGGGAAATGTGCTGTCCTCACCTCTCCAAGAAGCAACTGGCCAAACAGAGTGACAGAGGGGATAAAGGTTATGCCTAGGGAGGCATGTGTCAGAGGCTATCATCCACTCTGTTGAACCCACAGTGACCAGCACCACCATCACACAAACATGCCTGCATGTGTGCACGCACGCGCAGTGTGCAAACCTGATGTCAGCCTCACTCCCTGGCTCTTCTGTCCACAAACGCTGTTTCTTTAAGTACCACTTTCAGTTCCTCCAAAGAATCTACTTAAACTCTTAAATTCCTGATCTCTATAGATTTTACTAAAGATTTCAAAGGAGATAAGATGAGAGGGTTACGTTGCACATTCTAaagcaaacaaattaaaatgttttgttagacatttccatatttttaaggGCCTCCTTGGAGCTGCCAGGCTGGGAGTGAGGTTTCTCTCCCTTTCTAAACCCTGTGCCCATCTTGTCACCCTCCTAGAGCTGCCAGCAGACTTCAGATTCTTCTCCGATCTACAGAGCAGAAAAATTCAGCCAGCCCTTCCTTGTCTTCCTATCCACAGCTGCCTGCCCAGACTCATGAAACCTGACAAAATGCAAGGTCTTATCATTACCTGAACCTTGGACCTGTTCAAAAATACTAGTTCCTGAGAATAAATATCCCTGGTGTCTTCCTGCCCTTCCTGCACACCTCCAGTGGCTTatcaaaatatttgtttcatgTGCACACTGGGCTCTCATTTAAGAGGTATTTGGGAGAATGTTATTTTCTAATCTGCATTTCACACTAGGCTCCCCCTCCTTCCTGGGGTGCTAGTGTCAGCAGAACCTGATGGGGAAGTGAGGTCgaggaggaaggaatgagggGAAAGGGGAAGTTTGGGAGGAAGGCTTCTGAGAAGACTGGTGGGAGAGAAGGAGAGCCTGCAGACAGAGGCCTCCAGCTTGGTCTGTCTCCCCACCTCTACCAGCATCTGCTGAGCTATGAGCCAAACCAGGGATTTACAGGGTAGGGAGGGTGGGATAGGCAGCAGCATTAGATCGGAGGAATGAGATGGACAGACCTGGGCTGTGGGCTAGGAGGGCAGTCAGCTGGCCTAGGGCAGCCCGGGCTGGTGTCAGGgtaaggagaggaagggagggatgagggctgattaatttttttcaccCCAcaggaggaaaagctttcagacTGCTGAAGGCCCAGCAGGAAGAGAGGCTGGATGAGATCAACAAGGTAGAAGGAAGAACTAAGGGGGCAGAGCCAGGGGGATGGGGCGTGGATGGGGAGGGCCTACCCTGGCTCTTATTTTCCCCTCCATAGCAATTCCTAGACGATCCCAAATATAGCAGTGATGAGGATCTGCCCTCCAAACTGGAGGGCTTCAAAGGTGAGGGGGAAACTGTAGGCGGTGGAGACAGGGCTGGGGGTAGGAGGGTTAGGATTTCCACAAGAACAAGGCAGGAACAGCAGAGATACAAAGTTTACTTTTGTGGTAGCAAAAGGGGAACCTGCCTTTATTGCCCTCCTGCCACACTGCGGTCCCTTTCCCGGGCCTGCCTCTCTCAGCATCCCCTCTAGCTCCTTACACCCTAGCGGGGCCCCTCAACTCCCCAACCCCACTTCCTctgcctgcccctcctcctccttccacgTTGTCTCCTCCACCTAGCAGTTGGTTGGCAACCCCTTCCTCAGTCCCCTGCTGAAAACCCTCCAGTCAGCGCTTATCCCTTCTGCTCTCTCCCCTCACCCAGAGAAATACATGGAGTTTGACCTTAATGGAAATGGCGATATTGGTGAGAAACGGGTGATTTGCGGGGGCAGGGTGGGTGTGCAGGCCTAAGAAGACAGAGGTCTCTCCTACATGCTCCATTCCTCATGATTTGGGAGGGGGCCCACCTACCAcagtgggaggaaggagaatgggGATGTGGaagtgggagaggagagagagggtctccccaccttctccccatccccatcctcTGCCCCCAGATATCATGTCCCTGAAACGAATGCTGGAGAAACTTGGGGTCCCCAAGACTCACCTAGAGCTAAAGAAATTAATTGGAGAGGTGTCCAGTGGCTCCGGGGAGACGTTCAGCTACCCTGACTTTCTCAGGATGATGCTGGGCAAGAGATCTGCCATCCTAAAAATGTGAGTGTCAATTTCCAACCTCCCCTGTACTTACCTGTTTTCTCCTCCCCCATCCCTACCCTTGTCCCCAGGCTCAACTTTTCTACACGTTGCCCATCATCCCTTCTTCCATCCTTAGAGGGACCCTTCCAAGGTCCCGACCCCATCCCTATCCATAGTCCTGGTCCCCAGAAACTCCAACCCCTGcccttcctcttcccccttcCACCCTCACATCCCCATC encodes:
- the AIF1 gene encoding allograft inflammatory factor 1 isoform X1, with product MRGKGKFGRKASEKTGGREGEPADRGLQLGGKAFRLLKAQQEERLDEINKQFLDDPKYSSDEDLPSKLEGFKEKYMEFDLNGNGDIDIMSLKRMLEKLGVPKTHLELKKLIGEVSSGSGETFSYPDFLRMMLGKRSAILKMILMYEEKAREKEKPTGPPAKKAISELP
- the AIF1 gene encoding allograft inflammatory factor 1 isoform X2: MSQTRDLQGGKAFRLLKAQQEERLDEINKQFLDDPKYSSDEDLPSKLEGFKEKYMEFDLNGNGDIDIMSLKRMLEKLGVPKTHLELKKLIGEVSSGSGETFSYPDFLRMMLGKRSAILKMILMYEEKAREKEKPTGPPAKKAISELP
- the AIF1 gene encoding allograft inflammatory factor 1 isoform X3, with the protein product MEFDLNGNGDIDIMSLKRMLEKLGVPKTHLELKKLIGEVSSGSGETFSYPDFLRMMLGKRSAILKMILMYEEKAREKEKPTGPPAKKAISELP